The Bubalus kerabau isolate K-KA32 ecotype Philippines breed swamp buffalo chromosome 10, PCC_UOA_SB_1v2, whole genome shotgun sequence sequence CAGTTCATGAGTAAGCTAGATAAAAGCCTCTAGCTCTCTAGAAAAGACCAACTTGTCATTTGGTTAAGTTTCTATTGCCTGAGTTTAATCACCTAAGCTCTTGTCCTCAGGATTTATTACAAGGACTAATAATTGTCTTATTCCTGGCAATTGCTTGTGTTGCCATTAACcagtgttgttgttgctgtttagcagttataagttgtgtccaactcttttgcaaccccatgggctgtagcctgccaggatcctctgtccatgggatttcccaggcaagaatactagagtcggttgccattttcttctccaggggatcttcccaacccaggaattaaactcatgtctcttatacctcctgcactgcagatggattttcTACAGCTGACCCAACAGGGGAAACCCATTAATCAGTGTATACTGTTAATATTCTTATATGTTATTGCAAATGCACTGTCATGTTAAAAATTCAACTACGACTgtatggaagaaattaacacaacattgtaaatcaattacacttcaataaaatttttaaactattgCCGGCTGATTTAGTGATTTTAGTAGAGAGTCAGTAACTTTTCAGAAGTGACCATGTCACTTTGATCTTTTTAAATGGAGAGAATAGAACGGCAAGTAGGAAAGAGTCAAGGAATACCAAAGAATCAGTGAAgccaaagaataataaaaaattatctctTCCCTATACCTATGAAAAAATTCTATTTAACTTAATAAGCAACtcttaaaattgagatataattaacacataacattatattagtttcaggaatACAATTAATGATTTAATGTCTTTATATGAttcaaaatgatcatcacaataacatccatcaccatacataggtacaatattttgtgtgtgtgaggagaacttttaagatctactctctgcaactacagtcaccatgctatGCTTTGTATCcccataaattatttattttacagctGGAAGTTCATACTTTTCAATCCCCTTCACCCCATTTTGCCCACTCTCCACTCCCTGCCTATGGCAACTGCCAAtctattctctgtttctctgagatcatttttttgtttttttggtttggggGGTTTTGTTTGGTTGGATGATTGGTTGAGTTTCTTTTTATTCagattcaacatataagtgaACAAGCAACACTTTTAAGTACGCATCTTCTAGAGGTGGTAAGATAAAAGTTATTGCTCCTTTATAAATGAATCCACATGAAGGAAGAGACTAAATACTGGATTCAACAGCAGATTGCCTGTGTTCCAGCCCTGGTTCAGGGGCTTACCTGACGTGTGAACTCTGTGAAAATCACTTGACATCAAGTCCAATTTTTCTATAGTGCTCTCTTCCTTACAGGGGTGCTGTGAAGACCAAATAAACAATAACCATGAAGGAGTTTTTCAAACGCTGAAGTGCAGTTCAAGTTTAAACAATTGCTTTCATTTATTCTGTGAAGGAAATAGGGACACACAATTTTGGAGCATAAGGGATTTTCAGGGATGGAAAGCCTGAGTGGAATAATCTATGTGGCTGCCTGTGTACAGTCAGAGGGTAGTAGCAGGCCAGGGGAGAGGGTTACAAGAGgaatagaaattataaagattttgaagattaatttttCAACCTTGCATTTTACCAATAACTGATAATAGTAACTGGCCTACAATCAATTGAACATCATTTTCTATATTGCTCTTGGTGTATTATGCCTGTGATAAAGTATCTCAATTCCAAATGTTCAGAAGATTAGCGTGGTCTGCATCTCTCTCTTCCTCATGTATACACTGATTGCCAAAGTGACAATACAAGTCCTGTGTTAGCCAAGAAGCATTATCTGTAAGTTCTGAAAGCACTGGGTTTTTCAATATAGTCAAGTCTGGCCTCTGattagtggtaatgaatccaacAAGAAAACTGGGGAAAAGGAACCCAAGCCACAAGACCGAATTCTCAGTCACTTCTaatccttttcctcttttaccATCTTCTCTTCCACATGGAGGGTCAGCTAAATGCTTGCTCCTAACTCCATACCCTTTATTTTGGACATCCTAATCACAAAACTCTTCAATCTTGAAATTCAAAGTATAACCTTCATCCCTCCCCTTTGGATTCTTCTTTTACTACTGTGTAATACATGTATTACACATGTATCTAAGCAGAGAAAGCAAAATGGGAATTAGAACAAGAGACTCTAAATTTTCTTTATCTAAAGTAATGAATACGTGATGCGGGGGGTGGGGAATTGGCTAATTAGTGGTggcttttgtgtttgtttctttgaattatatgtcatataattatattaatgtaGATAACACTTTGTAAAGATTTTAAGAGCTCTGAAAATAAGTTaccattttattcatatttaatggATGAGAAAAGGAGGCCTCCAGGTTAAATAACTTACCCAAATTTACACTTAGAATGTTGTAATCTGTATTCAAGCAATCTCACTCTAGAATTCCAACACTTGACCTCTCTGCAGAGAACTGATTAAGTTTTTAACTCCATTGCCCATTCCTCAGCTGTATGTtttttatggattaaaaaaaacaggaaagcCCCTAACCTAATACTTAGCACATAGTATCCATCCATCacctctcagtcatgttcgactctttgcaatcccatggactgtagtccttcaagctcctctatccgtgggatttcccaggcaagactattgcagtgggttggcatttcctcctccagggggtcttccctacccaagaATTGAAGCCAtatctcctatatctcctgcatagcaggcgaattcttcaccacttGAGCCATCCGGGAGCACACAGTAAGTAATCGCTAAAATAATAGTTCATTTAATCACATGTTAACACGTCCTAAAGATTTAGGTGTTAGTCCTGCTTTCTCATTAAATGCCCTTAGTGATGACTGCAAAGCCCATAACTTCAGTCCCCACAGAGTTAACTTTTTCTAACTGGTGACTAGGGGAAGCTGATGTCATTGCTTAAGAGTTCCCATGAAGCCTACATAAGTCAGGTAGAACACCACCAACACTGCAGCTGCCCTTCGCAGCTGCTTGCTATCTCTACAGATTTCCCTTCAGTACTTGAAGGTAGAATAACCCACCTAAAACTAGCAAGACAAACTTTCTACCTAGAGAGTGTGCTGTGAAGAAcacaagttgcttcagttacaCTGGTTCTGAACAGTTAGGTCGAGTTTTGTGTAGACATGTCCTGGTAAACTAGTAGGCCTGCAAAAGAGGTTGGAGTGGCTTTCCATCCTTTCTGCTCATCACTACAGCCTGACAAAGTACAAACAAGATATCATGCTTATACCACATAGTCAACTGACTGAAAACCAATTCCAGAAAATCTTAGAGCAGAGCTGTGTTCTCTACACATTGAAAAGCATGATAATAACGTAGGTACAAAGGTCTGATTTTGCAGAAATGCTGAAGTACCTCTGGTAAAATATCACCAAATATATCTACTGTGACTTATTGCCAAAAACTGTGAATAAGAACCAAGGGAACTTCAAGGGCTCTGATCTTCCTTGTAAAAAAGTCAAGGTAAGTGGGGCTATTTGATTAGtcgaacttaaaaataaatttctatttctaCTGGAAAATAATACTCTCTTTTTTTGGCAACTGTTTTATTAAGTCAGATGGAATTGCATGTACATTCAGAGGCACAGCACTTGAATATTTATGTGAAAATTCACAACTGATAAATCATTCCACAGTTGACTTGGCAGTTCAGGAGGACTGCGCACAGTATTGTTCAATCTTTTAAAACCCatgcctcctttttaaaaaaatttctaatgattattttttaatttatttatttttatttgaatggtaattgctttacaacactgtttgtttctgctatacatcaacatgaatcagctgtaggtcTATAtatttcccctctctcttgaacctccctctcacctcccaatccatcccacccctctaggtcgtcacaaaGTACCAGAAAAATTAAGAGTATTAAGAAAATACTCTTAATATTGAAAATACAAGACTAACAATTCAGTTCTTTTTGGAGGTGCTGAGAACGTCAGAAACAAGCCAAGGTGAGTTTTAtagactttttcattttttatgtctctgcttttaattgttttttcctgttttcctgaAATGTATGCAATAGGCACTAGATTTTTGATGTGTGAATCATACTTTTGATATAAGCTAATAACAAATTCCTACTATGATTGAACACATCCGTTTctcaaaacattttttcctgtggctccacagaaataggaaaaaaaaaaaacgatggcAATGGGAAAAGTTTAGTTAAAAATGAATATCCATATCATCTGGTGAGGGAACAGTCTTTATTTCAAACCTAGTTCTCAGACTGCACATTCTTCTCTATCTGTGCTGGtaaaatttttcttattgattttaaaataaacccCTGGCTCCAGTCTTGGCTAGTTCTTCAGCTTTCAATTTTGCAATTATCCTTTTAGAATGTAATAAATTGTAAAGATAACATATAAAtcatcaaacatttaaaatagttttctggAGGAAAAACTTTAAGTGGACACtctaagaaaaagttttaaatagtaAAATCAATCCATAGCTATTAAGATGTAACTGTAAATATTAATTCAAGCACTAGATACTGTGTAATGATGACTGAAAGACTTCTCTGCCCTCCAAAATACCATCCTTGTGACAGATCTGCTTTGCTAGTTCCTTGATTTGACACTGCCATTAGTCTTTCCTCTGATACAGACAACAAAAAAAGGCATTGTCTGCAGCAGAGCATCATAATGAGGCATAGGAAATATTTGAGAAGAAAGGGCAATGGAGTAGAAGAGAAATGTTTCCTCTATTCTCTTTTCATAAGCAGTGTGAAGTGATTCATTTGACTGACAGAAAGCCTGATCTTGAGGACAAAATAAAGAACCTGTAGTCATCAAGGAAGAAAGCAGGATAGGATGAGATAATCAtgcgtgctcagtggtgtccaactctttgccaccccatggactgtagccaggcttctctgtccatgggatttcccagcaagaatactagagtgggttgccatttcctcctccaggggatctttctgctCTGGGATTGAATtagtgtctcctatgtctcctgcattgacaggcagatactttaccactgcaccacccgggATAGGATAATAGTACCTGAGGAACCAGGAGAACAGCTTACTTGGGTGGGCCATCCCTGAAAGGCTACACTTCCAGGCAGTGGCACATGAGAGGCAAGCCTGAGAAAAGAGGCTTCCCACAGATGCCCACCCAACCTGCCCCATGAACCTAGGAGAGTAAAAGAGAGGTTGTCACTGAGACATACTGTACTTTATACCACCATTATGTCAATTACCACAAAAATTCAGATCAGAGAGATAGTAAAGAAAGCCTGGACCAAAAGTCAGGAGGCCCAAGCTCTAGACCCAGTTATTACTGCAGTTTTTTATAAACTTGGGCCAGTTGCTTTACctctctgtgttttgttttatctatttattaaaaaaaaaaaaaaaaaaagattaggtaAACTCTCAGATCCCATTAAGAACTGAGACCTTGTGactctatataatatatacatttctttttttaatatttgtttattaatttaagaccaccaggtcttagttgcagcatgtgggacctaatTCTCTgacaggaatcgaacctgggccccctgcagtgggaatgtggagtcttagccactggaccaccaggaaagtcccaatatatacattttttactaAATTAGTGATGCTTGGGTCAAAAGTAGgctaatcttttttaaaagcaactaCTGTTGATTTACCATGGTCCAGTAAGTCAGATAAGAGAGTTGGAAtttaaaagaactgaggataatcTAGCCAAAACAGTGATGCTGTTAGGCCTGGACTTTGACCTCCAGATTAAGAATGAGCAAGTCTGTCCGCAACTCAGAGGTGGAGAAGAAGCAAGCCTCCCTGCACCCTCTCTAGATTTTCCAAGTTTTCCTGGTTCTATCCAGCCTCCTCTAAAGTATTGTTCAAAGAACATCTCAGCCACATTGCCAGCAGCTTGGTGAAAATCTTCTGCCTTCTGAAATCTAGATCACTGAAATTACAGTCTCAGGGTATGATGGCAGAGCAAACAAGGAAGTAAGGGTGTGGGTTAGTGAACATGTGGTCAACAGGACAATAAAGAAAACTATGTTCGAGGTCAGAATTTGTATAACCCTGGAAAAATTACTTATTGAGGTTAAGAAGAACCTTCATTTCTTCTCCTATAAAACTGTAACCTAAAGCTAAACACTGATATTTTATACAATAAGGGAGAAATAAGTTATTTGATTTCTccctacctgatgagaagaactgactcatttgaaaagaccctgatgctgggaaagactgagggcaggaggagaaggggacgacagaggatgagatggttggatgccatcaccgacacaatggacatgggtttgggtggacttcgggagttggtgatagacagggaggcctggcatgctgcggtcatggagtcgcagagtcggacacgactggtgactgaactgaactgaactgtcaaagATTGTCTTACATCTTAGTGAATcaattttttctaaaattgatTTTGCTCCAAAAGTGTGTGTTTAGCAACTACTATGTGTCCAGCATAATTTAAGATGCTGAATGGGGATTTTAAAATGAGATACGTCACTAGAAATTATAGATGGAGAGAAGTCATAAACACAGAAGAACCTAAATGGCCAAATGATTGATGCAGATATTAAGtggttttttatttctaatttttgacAGGAGTGTCCAACAGTGAGAATGGAAGAGGCTGTTCTACTCAATCAAACAACTGTAGTGACATATTTTCGGCTCAGAGGTTTATCTATCAATCAGAATGTGCAGATGGCTGCATTTGCCATGTTCCTTGTTTTCTATGTCCTGACACTGATTGGAAACATCCTCATCGTCATAACTATTATCGATGACCATCATCTCCATACCCCCATGTATTTCTTTCTCAGCAACCTATCCTTTATCGATGTGTGCCACTCCACCGTCACTGTCCCCAAGATGCTGATAGACACCTGGTCAGAGGAGAAGCTCATCTCCTTTGATGCCTGTGTAACTCAGATGTTCTTCCTGCACCTCTTCGCCTGCACAGAGATCTTTCTCCTCACTGTCATGGCTTATGATCGGTATGTGGCTATTTGCAAGCCCCTGCAGTACATGACAGTGATGAGCTGGAAAGTGTGTGTGCTGCTGGTTGTGGCCCTCTGGACAGGGGGTACCATCCACTCCATAGCGCTGACCTCGCTCACCATCAAGCTGCCCTACTGTGATCCTGATGAGATAGACAACTTCTTCTGTGATGTGCCTCAGGTGATCAAACTGGCCTGCACTGATACCCACATCATTGAGATGCTCATCGTCTCCAACAGTGGGCTGATCTCCGTGGTCTGTTTTGTGGTCCTTGTGGTGTCCTACGCAGTCATCCTGGTGAGTCTGAGGCAGCAAATCTCAGAAGGCCGGCGGAAGGCCCTGTCCACCTGTGCAGCCCACCTCACTGTGGTCACACTCTTTCTGGGACACTGCATCTTCATCTATTCCCGTCCATCCACCAGCCTCCCAGAGGACAAGGTGGTGTCTGTGTTTTTCACCGCTGTCACACCCCTGCTGAACCCTATCATCTACACCCTTCGGAATGAAGACATGAAAAATGCCTTGAACAAGTTAATGGGGAGggtgaagggaagagaaaaaaaatgaaaatgtctaaGCCCTTATGGTGCTTGGAGTTCCAATTAAAGAAATGCCTAGCAAAGATATGTTACAAGCCACATTTATCAAACTATATGACTTGTGAAACTATATTCCAGTCCAATATCTGACAATCATAGCAATTACTACGATTTTTAAATCTTCCACAGGCTGGAAATTGTTCTAGGCATTGTGCAATTActtaattcttacaacaaccctgtgaggtatGTATAAGCTTGTTTACACATGAAGAAGCCAAAGCTCAAAAAAGCAAACGgcgtgcccaaggtcacccagctaggaAATGATGAAGGTAGGATGTTAAGCCAAATGTATCAACACAAACATGTTATTTTCCTTACATCATGGTTCCTATCCCTGCTTTTGTGTTAGGCTGATAACCAAAGTCTAAACAAATGTTCAGATTTCTGGGCAGCACTTGCCAACATCATTCACTCATACACTTGCCTCAATAGCTTTGCAAACACTTGTAAAGCAGACAAAGTAACTTTGCAAATAACTTCAGTAATGCAGAAGGAAGACTTTGAACCACTGAAGTTGATATCCTCAAGTGTTCAGGAAAAACTCTTCCATTAAGACAATACAATGGGGATAtcttattatccattcatctgacaaATATTTACCGAGCATCTATTATGTGCTGAGTACTAGGTTAGtaatcataaataaaatacatagtcCTCCTTTTATGCTGTTTAGAGTTTAGTGAAAATAGAAGACAAAAATATGTGGGAAGagaatttggggaagaatggatacatgcatatgtattgcTGAGTCCCTTAGTGTtcaactgaaactatcacaacattgtctgttaatcagctatactccaatacaaaataaaaaggtttttaaaaaaagaaaacaaaatataagcaAATTTCAATTACAGATCATGACAAATGCCATGAAATACAATGATGTTAGAGAGTTATGGAAGAGACTGTCTCTAGATTGCTTGGTTAAGAAGGGCCTCTCTGAGGAAATGCCATTTACACTAAAATCTGGAAGATGAAAAAAGAGCCaaccacaagaaaagaaaggtGATGAACTCTCtaggcagaggaaatggcagaTGTAAAGATCGATGTTTAGAAAGAACTTGGCCTGTTCCAAGAAATAAAAGACCAATGtggacaccaccctatggcagaaagtgaagaggaactaaaaagcctcttgatgaaagtaaaagtggagagtgaaaaagttggcttcaagctcaacattcagaaaactaacatcatggcatctggtcccataacttcatgggaaatagatggggaaacagtggaaatagtgtcagactttatcttttggggcttcaaaatcactgcggatggtgactgcagccatgaaattaaaagacgcttactccttggaaggagagttgtgaccaacctggatagcatgttcaaaagcagagacattactttgccaacaaaaatctgtctagtcaaggctatggtttttcctgtggtcatgtatggatgtgagagttggactgagaagagagctgagcaccaaagaattgatgcttttgaactgtggtgttggagaagactcttgagagtcccttagactgcaaggagatccaaccagtccattctaaaagagatcagccctggttgttctttggaaggaatgatgctaaagctgaaactctagtactttggccaccttatgtgaagagttgactcattggaaaagaccctgatgctgggagggattgggggcgggaggagaaggggacgacagcggatgagatagctggatggcatcaccgactcgatggacgtgagtttgagtgaactccgggagttggtgatggacagggaggcctggtgtgctgcaattcatggggtcacaaagagtcagacacgactgagtgactgaactgaactgaattgacaaaaattgaatatatttaaagtgtacaacatgaTAATTTCATTATTACCACAATCAATTCTAATTAACACATCCGTCACCTCACACAGTTACCATGCATCTGCCTGTCTGTCTGGTGAGGATACTTAGGATCTGCTCTCTCAACaattttcaagtatacaatagaGTATTATTAACTATTGTTATCGTGCTATACATTaaatccccagaacttatttatcttacaactgAAAGTTTGgctgaattattttctgaagGCAATAgaagagaatccatttccttccctttttcagTTTCTAGAGACCACCCAGATCCTAAGTTAGTAACCCGCTTCTCTGTCTTTAAAGCCAGCAATATCGAATCTCTCTGACTTTTGTAGTCATATCTCCCTCTGATTCTCCTTTGTTTCCCTCTTCTATCTTTAAGAACATTTGGGATTACATTAGGTCTACCTGGATAATCTAGGCTACTATTTCTATCTCAAAGTCAACTGACTAGCAAACCTTAATCCCTGTTTGCTGTTCAACCTAAAATATTAACAGGTTCCAGAGACTGGATGCAAACATCTTTGGGGGA is a genomic window containing:
- the LOC129621098 gene encoding olfactory receptor 4E1, with protein sequence MEEAVLLNQTTVVTYFRLRGLSINQNVQMAAFAMFLVFYVLTLIGNILIVITIIDDHHLHTPMYFFLSNLSFIDVCHSTVTVPKMLIDTWSEEKLISFDACVTQMFFLHLFACTEIFLLTVMAYDRYVAICKPLQYMTVMSWKVCVLLVVALWTGGTIHSIALTSLTIKLPYCDPDEIDNFFCDVPQVIKLACTDTHIIEMLIVSNSGLISVVCFVVLVVSYAVILVSLRQQISEGRRKALSTCAAHLTVVTLFLGHCIFIYSRPSTSLPEDKVVSVFFTAVTPLLNPIIYTLRNEDMKNALNKLMGRVKGREKK